The sequence TTGTCCAGCCCGTTAATGGTGTGGGTGCGAGCACCTGCCGCCAAGGTTGCTGTATTTGGATAAGTGGAACTACCGACTTGCCGCCATAGAATACTCCAACCAGTGACCGAGTGACCACTGGTCGCAGGCGTCCAGCGGAGCGTTATCTGGCCGTCGGCGGGGCCCGACTCGGCGGTGCCGGTTGGATAATTTGGAGGGTTGGCACCAGTCGTACTAACAGATTGAAGATTTACACTCGACTGCTGTGTCGATGCCCGTGAAGCGGTGAACAATACCACAGCAACCAGTAAAAGGGTGAAAAACAGTATAGAAAAACGGAAAAAACCGGCGCTTGTAAAGCTAGGCCGACGATTTTTTAGGGGGGGGGTAGAATCAAGGGTACTTCAGAATTAATCCTAAAGTTGCTTTCTTTCATTTTCATCCTCGCTTGATAGAACTTCATAATTGATTTCGAACCAGTCGGTTAGTAAGAACCGGTTACTTCACACCTAACACTAACAAAAACTGGTTATTTTTGTCAAGGCGAAAAATCGACATACGAGAAATCGAAGTATTAGTAATAAACTAATTGTATAGCTGGTCCCCTAGG comes from Candidatus Dadabacteria bacterium and encodes:
- a CDS encoding fibronectin type III domain-containing protein → MLFFTLLLVAVVLFTASRASTQQSSVNLQSVSTTGANPPNYPTGTAESGPADGQITLRWTPATSGHSVTGWSILWRQVGSSTYPNTATLAAGARTHTINGLDKSLRYDVRLVANSSTGLAITEALNIAAVASTPPPTASPPPPPP